In Vigna unguiculata cultivar IT97K-499-35 chromosome 3, ASM411807v1, whole genome shotgun sequence, a single genomic region encodes these proteins:
- the LOC114177328 gene encoding berberine bridge enzyme-like 26, which produces MANSMAKLLFLSVTVFTSIFPAATSSSAGHDQGFRQCFQAILGNNTTSEVTFSKSSSSYESLLNSSIRNARFLSSSVPKPDIIVTPQSLFHIQVALLCSKKNNLEVRVRSGGHDYEGLSYVSHVPFLIIDLIKLRSITINMDEESAWVQSGATVGELYHAIAQKSKVHGFPAGSCSTMGVGGHFSGGGFGTIFRKYGLASDNVIDAQIIDVNGNILNRTLMGEDLFWAIRGGGGSSFGVITAWKIKLVHVPSTVTVFDVSRSLDEGATDLFHKWQTVAPELPAELFLHVVVGVSNSGSQGGKTAVLSFTGLYLGTPQKLLPLMQNSFSELGLQHNNFTQMTWIQSVLYFAGHSIDESLEVLLRRNQTSSSFKAKSDYVTEPIPLAGIEGLWNMLLLENSPFLIFTPYGGKMGEISESETPFPHRKGNLYGIQYSVNLVSNEEAPEHLDWLRRLYEYMAPYVSKFPRRSYLNYRDLDLGVNKRKMDYETAKSWGLRYFNGNFERLTQVKARVDPGNFFRDEQSIPPL; this is translated from the coding sequence ATGGCCAATTCGATGGCTAAATTACTGTTCCTTTCTGTCACCGTTTTCACTTCAATTTTCCCTGCTGCAACTTCTAGTTCAGCTGGCCATGATCAAGGTTTTCGTCAATGTTTTCAGGCAATTTTAGGGAACAACACAACTTCAGAAGTAACATTCAGTAAAAGTAGTTCTTCTTATGAATCCCTTCTGAATTCTTCTATAAGAAATGCCAGATTCCTAAGCAGTTCAGTCCCAAAACCAGATATTATAGTCACTCCACAAAGCCTATTCCACATCCAAGTAGCACTACTTTGCtcaaagaaaaacaacttaGAAGTAAGAGTTCGAAGTGGGGGCCATGACTATGAGGGCCTTTCTTATGTTTCTCACGTTCCATTCCTCATCATTGATCTTATCAAGCTTAGGTCCATAACCATTAACATGGATGAAGAAAGTGCATGGGTTCAATCAGGTGCTACAGTTGGAGAACTCTATCATGCAATTGCACAGAAAAGTAAGGTCCATGGGTTCCCTGCCGGAAGTTGCTCCACCATGGGTGTTGGAGGGCACTTCAGTGGAGGTGGGTTTGGAAcaattttcagaaaatatgGTTTAGCTTCTGATAACGTAATCGATGCTCAGATAATAGATGTGAATGGAAATATACTGAATAGGACACTGATGGGGGAAGATCTCTTTTGGGCCATAAGAGGAGGGGGAGGGTCAAGCTTTGGAGTCATTACTGCATGGAAAATCAAGCTTGTACATGTTCCTTCAACAGTGACAGTTTTTGATGTTTCAAGGTCCTTGGATGAAGGTGCCACTGACCTTTTCCACAAGTGGCAAACTGTTGCTCCCGAACTTCCTGCAGAACTTTTTCTGCACGTTGTTGTGGGAGTTTCCAATTCAGGTTCTCAGGGTGGAAAAACTGCGGTGCTTTCCTTCACAGGATTGTACCTTGGGACACCTCAGAAGCTTCTTCCTTTGATGCAGAACAGTTTTTCAGAACTGGGTTTGCAGCACAACAACTTCACCCAGATGACTTGGATTCAATCTGTTCTTTACTTTGCAGGCCATTCAATAGATGAATCCTTGGAGGTCTTGCTCAGGAGAAATCAAACATCCTCAAGTTTCAAAGCAAAATCTGATTATGTGACGGAACCAATTCCCTTAGCTGGCATAGAAGGGCTGTGGAATATGCTGCTCTTGGAGAACTCACCATTCTTGATCTTCACACCATATGGTGGAAAAATGGGTGAGATTTCAGAATCAGAAACTCCTTTCCCACATAGAAAAGGGAACTTATACGGTATTCAGTATTCGGTGAATTTGGTTTCAAATGAAGAGGCCCCAGAGCATTTAGATTGGTTAAGAAGATTGTATGAATATATGGCACCCTATGTGTCAAAGTTTCCAAGACGGTCATATTTGAATTATAGAGACCTTGATTTGGGtgtgaacaaaagaaaaatggacTATGAAACTGCAAAATCATGGGGTTTGAGATATTTCAATGGAAATTTTGAAAGACTGACACAAGTGAAGGCCAGGGTTGATCCTGGAAACTTTTTCAGAGATGAGCAGAGCATTCCACCATTGTAG